Proteins encoded by one window of Musa acuminata AAA Group cultivar baxijiao chromosome BXJ2-9, Cavendish_Baxijiao_AAA, whole genome shotgun sequence:
- the LOC135581011 gene encoding uncharacterized protein LOC135581011 isoform X1: MAASISLPPSQFLLFPRRSPPPPPIPHPQLVSPPRKSTLCCSSSSTPSADASYPVVTEEAAEEEDDSSTLPLPREGFSPYEAESLIEGTEDPQFRGCKTCGREEIEKGCNGKGRIQGGIATVPGFGWWPIKAFRPCPGFVASGGRYRRQGQSMDEVAFGRGEREMSTKNINKPNSSKKKQGPSSLKR; this comes from the exons ATGGCCGCGTCTATCTCCCTTCCACCTTCCCAATTTCTCCTCTTTCCACGCCGttcccctcctcctccacctaTTCCTCATCCTCAACTCGTGAGTCCACCTCGCAAGTCCACCCTTTGCTGCTCTTCTTCTTCGACTCCTTCCGCAGATGCTTCTTATCCAGTTGTAACCGAAGAAGcagcagaggaagaagacgatAGCTCCACCCTTCCTCTTCCTAGAGAAGGATTCTCCCCTTATGAAGCCGAATCACTGATTGAAGGCACAGAGGACCCCCAGTTCAG GGGCTGCAAGACCTGTGGAAGAGAGGAAATTGAGAAAGGTTGCAATGGCAAGGGACGGATTCAGGGTGGGATAGCCACTGTCCCGGGCTTTGGCTGGTGGCCGATAAAAGCCTTTAGGCCATGCCCTGGATTTGTGGCATCTGGTGGCCGATATAGGAGGCAAGGGCAAAGCATGGACGAGGTTGCATTTGGCAGGGGGGAAAGGGAGATGTCCACCAAGAACATTAATAAACCTAACTCAAG CAAGAAAAAGCAAGGACCAAGTAGCTTGAAGAGATGA
- the LOC135581011 gene encoding uncharacterized protein LOC135581011 isoform X2, which translates to MAASISLPPSQFLLFPRRSPPPPPIPHPQLVSPPRKSTLCCSSSSTPSADASYPVVTEEAAEEEDDSSTLPLPREGFSPYEAESLIEGTEDPQFRGCKTCGREEIEKGCNGKGRIQGGIATVPGFGWWPIKAFRPCPGFVASGGRYRRQGQSMDEVAFGRGEREMSTKNINKPNSSLMVL; encoded by the exons ATGGCCGCGTCTATCTCCCTTCCACCTTCCCAATTTCTCCTCTTTCCACGCCGttcccctcctcctccacctaTTCCTCATCCTCAACTCGTGAGTCCACCTCGCAAGTCCACCCTTTGCTGCTCTTCTTCTTCGACTCCTTCCGCAGATGCTTCTTATCCAGTTGTAACCGAAGAAGcagcagaggaagaagacgatAGCTCCACCCTTCCTCTTCCTAGAGAAGGATTCTCCCCTTATGAAGCCGAATCACTGATTGAAGGCACAGAGGACCCCCAGTTCAG GGGCTGCAAGACCTGTGGAAGAGAGGAAATTGAGAAAGGTTGCAATGGCAAGGGACGGATTCAGGGTGGGATAGCCACTGTCCCGGGCTTTGGCTGGTGGCCGATAAAAGCCTTTAGGCCATGCCCTGGATTTGTGGCATCTGGTGGCCGATATAGGAGGCAAGGGCAAAGCATGGACGAGGTTGCATTTGGCAGGGGGGAAAGGGAGATGTCCACCAAGAACATTAATAAACCTAACTCAAG CTTAATGGTCCTCTAA